In Babesia microti strain RI chromosome IV, complete genome, the sequence CTATTATTGAGGAAAGGAATGCTAGATTGGCCAAGGAAAAGTCTTACTGACATACGCATACACCAAACTCATTGAGAAAAAGTTTgcattgttaattttgacTACAAATCACatcacatttattattggtAACTGATAAGTAATATTACTAATTGTCATCTTGTCATCGTGtttattatgtaaataatataactcTAATCTATCATCCaacttaaaattatttctcCGCCACTGTAGACTCTAGTAATGTTGTAAGTCAATTATTAGAAATTAATAGTATGACATTTCCGATGAAgtaaataacaattatacatgagtcaatttatttgtaaccATATGAATCATGTATTGgattgtttaaatatttgataaaaataatgttattcatataatataataatatttactgataattattaattatttatttatagcATACGATACTTTCCACTAGATAGAACTTGATATTATACATCTATGGaaataatcatttgttaAGTAAATCAGATAGTTATTATTACGAATTGTTTCCACATcaattatcattatatttgttttaagactgatgataattattcaataaGTAGCTGCCAGCGGtcaaacaattatttgcGTTAAAATCTGGAAACGTCAGAACTATATACAAATCACTAACTTAATGAAATGGACATATAAATCGGTAATAGTtgtaaatgttaaaaaataactaaCAATAGTAGACAAATACTGTTGGATAGGCATTAAAAGAATGACGTTAAAAATGGCTCgttataattacaatatgGTGATCTAGTGGATTATTCGGAGCTAGAGTTCTGCCTTAATTTCTGTATCGACATCATTCTCATTCTTATTTTCGCCGATATCTAAGCGGTAATCCTGTGGATGCCTTATCACTTCACCAAAATCAGTGATGGGACTAATTGCCACATCATCCATATTTTCATCCCACAATTTTTTGGTGATGCTCTTCTCACCAAAaatactaaaaaattcttCTAAGTTTTCAATGGAATCAGCAGCTTCATTGTCATATATTTGcctaatttcattttcatccaaATATCCGTTACCATCAGTGTCAAAAAAAGAGAATTCACTTTCAGAACTGGCGAAGTCTTGACCAGAGGTTTCTGAATTATGTactataaaaaatttttaattctCAAACgcttttaaaaatataataaaaatgaccAACCTTTAAATTCTTCCAAAGTAATCTTGCCATCCTTATCAATGTCATGATTCTCGAAGACTTCCTGCACATCGATTTCCATCAAAACTTCATCCTTTCCGGGATTGATTAGTAAAGATAACTCGGCGGAGTCCAGCGTGCCGCTTTCATCCTTATCCGCTGCTTTAAATCTTTTCTTCAAACTATCTACATACTTACTACCATTAATTTCAGGGGAAGAATTTACGAGTGTGTTGTGTAGTTCATCAAAGGAAACTACACCATCACCATTTATGTCAATTTGAACCAATTCGGAGTGGATCTGCTTTTCAgtcaatattaaattaattttatcgtAATGATCGACAACTTCATTGTG encodes:
- a CDS encoding endoplasmic reticulum-resident calcium binding protein (ERC) (overlaps_old_locusTagID:BBM_III06170), which codes for MKLSIRLVYLFITLQLLVYVKAKNIAESLDISQEELTKRCDKLFELIDKNKDGILDHNEVVDHYDKINLILTEKQIHSELVQIDINGDGVVSFDELHNTLVNSSPEINGSKYVDSLKKRFKAADKDESGTLDSAELSLLINPGKDEVLMEIDVQEVFENHDIDKDGKITLEEFKETSGQDFASSESEFSFFDTDGNGYLDENEIRQIYDNEAADSIENLEEFFSIFGEKSITKKLWDENMDDVAISPITDFGEVIRHPQDYRLDIGENKNENDVDTEIKAEL